In one window of Corynebacterium mycetoides DNA:
- the rsmA gene encoding 16S rRNA (adenine(1518)-N(6)/adenine(1519)-N(6))-dimethyltransferase RsmA has translation MADSHLLGPVEVRQLAGELGVTPTKKLGQNFVHDPNTVRRIVAAAELTGDDVVVEVGPGLGSLTLGLVDTVSHVIAVEIDPRLAGRLAQTVGERAAEYAGRLEVVTTDALRVTRAQVSRMPTALVANLPYNVSVPVLLHMLEEFPTIRRVLVMVQKEVADRLAAEPGSKIYGVPSVKASFYGRVSRAGVIGKNVFWPAPNIESGLVRIDVDASVDRSLQPRVFPLVDAAFAQRRKTLRSTLSAAFGSTQRAEEALTAAGIDPGLRGERLSVDDFVRLAEAGVNR, from the coding sequence GTGGCAGATTCCCACCTGCTCGGCCCCGTCGAGGTGCGCCAGCTCGCCGGGGAGCTCGGGGTCACGCCCACGAAGAAGCTCGGGCAGAACTTCGTCCACGACCCGAACACGGTGCGCCGCATCGTCGCGGCGGCGGAGCTGACGGGCGACGACGTCGTCGTCGAGGTGGGCCCGGGCCTGGGCTCGCTGACCCTCGGCCTGGTGGACACCGTGTCCCACGTCATCGCCGTCGAAATCGACCCCAGGCTGGCGGGGCGCTTAGCCCAGACCGTCGGCGAGCGCGCCGCGGAGTACGCCGGGCGCCTCGAGGTGGTCACCACCGACGCCCTGCGTGTCACGCGCGCGCAGGTATCCCGAATGCCCACGGCGCTGGTGGCCAACCTGCCCTACAACGTATCCGTGCCGGTGCTGCTGCACATGCTGGAGGAGTTCCCCACGATCCGCCGAGTCCTCGTCATGGTGCAGAAAGAGGTCGCGGACCGGCTCGCCGCGGAACCCGGCTCGAAAATTTACGGGGTGCCCAGCGTCAAAGCCTCCTTCTACGGCCGCGTGAGCCGCGCCGGGGTGATCGGCAAGAACGTGTTCTGGCCCGCCCCCAACATCGAGTCGGGGCTCGTGCGAATCGACGTCGACGCCTCCGTCGACCGTTCACTGCAGCCCCGGGTTTTTCCGCTTGTCGACGCCGCGTTTGCCCAGCGCCGCAAAACCCTGCGCTCCACGCTGTCCGCCGCCTTCGGCTCCACCCAGCGCGCCGAGGAGGCGCTGACCGCCGCCGGGATCGACCCCGGCCTGCGCGGCGAGCGGCTCTCGGTGGATGACTTCGTCCGTCTCGCCGAGGCGGGTGTGAACAGGTGA
- a CDS encoding resuscitation-promoting factor yields MAAKRINSTTATSSAASAARRVLAGSVAGAVVVGGASVAVAAQKNVTVDVNGEASTVRTYSSDVEGALQAAGVQVGAADLVYPAPSDAVKSGDTVTVRTAKPVALVVDGVERQLTSTAATVADLVDEAGLTAASAVDVNPDQPVSDGMTVDVTTPKIVSINDGGTVIYTSEAAKSVGDLLAARGITFDTNDRLNHPLDAPVEPNMQIVLDRVDVSERAETVEFDAPATYVDDANLAAGTEEVRKQGVKGVKQVIHRTVTVNGVVESTSVAKEKETRPAVPATVARGTKVATTAASQPAAVASASAPAVAGGSVWDTLAQCESGGNWSINTGNGYHGGLQFSAGTWAAYGGTQYAPTADLATREQQIAIAQKTQAAQGWGAWPACTAKMGLR; encoded by the coding sequence ATGGCTGCGAAGCGCATCAACTCCACCACTGCTACCTCCTCCGCCGCGTCCGCCGCGCGCCGCGTGCTCGCCGGGAGCGTCGCGGGGGCCGTCGTCGTCGGCGGCGCGTCCGTCGCCGTCGCCGCTCAGAAGAACGTCACTGTGGACGTCAACGGCGAGGCATCGACGGTGCGCACCTACTCCTCCGACGTCGAAGGCGCATTGCAGGCCGCTGGCGTGCAGGTCGGGGCCGCCGACCTCGTCTACCCCGCGCCCTCGGACGCGGTGAAGTCCGGCGACACCGTCACCGTGCGCACGGCGAAGCCGGTCGCGCTCGTGGTCGACGGGGTGGAGCGCCAGCTGACCTCCACCGCGGCCACCGTGGCAGACCTCGTCGATGAGGCCGGCCTCACCGCCGCCTCCGCCGTCGACGTCAACCCCGACCAGCCGGTCAGCGACGGGATGACCGTCGACGTGACCACGCCGAAGATCGTGTCCATCAACGACGGCGGCACCGTGATCTACACCTCGGAGGCCGCGAAGTCCGTGGGCGACTTGCTCGCCGCGCGCGGCATCACCTTCGATACGAACGACCGCCTCAACCACCCGCTGGACGCCCCGGTGGAGCCGAACATGCAGATCGTGCTCGACCGCGTTGACGTGTCCGAGCGCGCCGAGACGGTGGAGTTCGACGCCCCCGCCACCTACGTTGACGACGCCAACCTCGCCGCGGGCACCGAAGAGGTGCGCAAGCAGGGGGTCAAGGGCGTCAAGCAGGTGATCCACCGCACCGTGACCGTCAACGGCGTCGTGGAGTCCACCTCCGTGGCGAAGGAGAAGGAGACCCGCCCCGCGGTGCCCGCCACAGTCGCCCGCGGCACCAAGGTTGCAACGACCGCCGCATCCCAGCCCGCAGCAGTCGCATCTGCGTCCGCGCCCGCCGTCGCAGGCGGGTCCGTGTGGGACACGCTCGCGCAGTGCGAGTCCGGTGGCAACTGGTCCATTAATACGGGCAACGGCTACCACGGCGGCCTGCAGTTCAGCGCCGGCACGTGGGCGGCCTACGGCGGGACGCAGTACGCGCCCACCGCCGACCTGGCGACCCGCGAACAGCAGATCGCCATTGCGCAGAAGACCCAGGCAGCGCAGGGCTGGGGCGCGTGGCCGGCGTGCACGGCGAAGATGGGGCTGCGCTAG
- a CDS encoding glyceraldehyde-3-phosphate dehydrogenase: MTAPAASTAPQNDWNHKLTLAQEMLPLISQLHRENNAVTSIYGRILVGVTDVDIIKAHRYARRIVERELSLDETLPILKELVQLDLGTSSIDLGRLAKNYSRTNGADLRSFLEEELAGAIGTAKKTEPRDVVLYGFGRIGRLLARILIAREATYGGVRLRAVVVRKKGDDDIVKRASLLRRDSVHGAFNGTITVDHDKEIIWANGTAIQMIYSDDPASIDYTAYGIHDAIVVDNTGKWRDREGLSKHLESKGVQKALLTAPGKGDVRNIVYGVNHQDITDDPSDNVLSAASCTTNGITPVLKVINDRYGVRHGHVETVHSYTNDQNLADNYHKGPRRGRAAGLNMVLTETGAAKAVSKALPEFEGKLTGNAIRVPTPDDSMAVLNLELDKEVEKDEVNEFLRRVSTDSNLRQQIDYINSPDIVSTDLLGSTHAGVVDGLATITSGNHLVLYVWYDNEYGYSNQVVRIVEEIAGVRPEIYPERKDPADIR; the protein is encoded by the coding sequence GTGACTGCACCTGCCGCATCGACCGCTCCCCAGAACGATTGGAACCACAAGCTCACCCTCGCTCAGGAGATGCTGCCGCTGATCAGCCAGCTCCACCGCGAGAACAACGCTGTGACCTCCATCTACGGCCGCATTCTGGTCGGGGTGACCGACGTCGACATCATCAAGGCCCACCGCTACGCCCGCCGCATCGTCGAGCGCGAGCTGTCCCTGGATGAGACGCTGCCGATTTTGAAGGAGCTCGTGCAGCTGGACCTGGGCACCAGCTCGATCGACCTGGGCCGGCTGGCCAAGAACTACTCCCGCACGAACGGCGCCGACCTGCGCTCCTTCCTGGAGGAGGAGCTCGCCGGCGCGATCGGCACGGCGAAGAAGACCGAGCCGCGCGATGTGGTGCTCTACGGTTTCGGCCGCATCGGACGCCTCCTGGCGCGCATCCTCATCGCCCGCGAGGCCACCTACGGCGGCGTACGCCTGCGTGCCGTGGTGGTGCGCAAGAAGGGGGACGACGACATTGTCAAGCGCGCCTCCCTGCTGCGCCGCGACTCGGTGCACGGCGCCTTCAACGGAACCATCACCGTCGACCACGACAAAGAGATCATCTGGGCCAACGGCACCGCCATCCAGATGATTTACTCGGACGACCCGGCCTCGATCGACTACACCGCCTACGGCATCCACGACGCAATCGTGGTGGACAACACCGGCAAGTGGCGCGACCGCGAGGGGCTGTCCAAGCACCTGGAGTCCAAGGGCGTGCAGAAGGCGCTGCTCACCGCGCCGGGCAAGGGCGACGTGCGCAACATTGTCTACGGCGTCAACCACCAGGACATCACCGACGATCCTTCCGACAACGTCCTGTCGGCCGCCTCCTGCACCACCAACGGCATCACCCCCGTGCTCAAGGTGATCAATGACCGCTACGGCGTGCGCCACGGACACGTGGAAACCGTCCACTCCTACACCAACGACCAGAACCTGGCGGACAACTACCACAAGGGCCCGCGCCGCGGCCGCGCCGCAGGACTGAACATGGTGCTCACCGAGACTGGCGCGGCTAAGGCCGTGTCCAAGGCGCTGCCGGAGTTCGAGGGCAAGCTCACCGGCAACGCGATCCGCGTCCCCACCCCGGACGACTCCATGGCGGTGCTGAACCTGGAGTTGGACAAGGAAGTGGAAAAGGACGAGGTCAACGAGTTCCTCCGCCGCGTCTCCACCGATTCCAACCTGCGCCAGCAGATCGATTACATCAATTCCCCCGATATTGTCTCGACCGACCTGCTCGGCTCCACCCACGCCGGCGTGGTCGACGGTTTGGCCACGATCACCTCCGGCAACCACCTCGTTCTCTACGTCTGGTACGACAACGAGTACGGCTACTCCAACCAGGTGGTCCGGATCGTGGAGGAAATCGCGGGAGTGCGCCCGGAGATCTACCCCGAGCGCAAGGATCCCGCCGACATCCGCTAG
- a CDS encoding 4-(cytidine 5'-diphospho)-2-C-methyl-D-erythritol kinase — MIVEFAASAPAKVNLHLGVGDVRADGYHDLTTVFQAVNVRETVRLTVDTEAERVTQGPVVTGMSTRFRIREPGEDIDTEKNLAWRAVEAVAAEHRRTFSAPLPPVRIAVDKRVFVAGGMAGGSADAAAALVAANEFIAEFGGGRLTDDTLVRLGKTLGADVPFCLMGGTALGTGRGDDLVEMMARGEYAWVFINPGLALPTGQTFSRLDDMRHDNPALVPHMDTTALAQALVTGDPRRVAAALHNDLEPAAVALRPQLRRLLTVASEYGLNAVVSGSGPTVAFLGADFLKASNACNEILDNYHEYEAVVAAGPAEGAHVESD, encoded by the coding sequence GTGATCGTCGAGTTCGCTGCGTCGGCGCCCGCCAAGGTCAACCTCCACCTGGGCGTGGGGGACGTCCGCGCGGACGGGTACCACGACCTGACAACCGTGTTCCAGGCGGTCAATGTGCGCGAGACCGTGCGCCTGACGGTGGACACCGAAGCGGAGCGGGTGACACAGGGTCCGGTTGTGACCGGCATGTCGACGCGTTTCCGGATCCGCGAGCCCGGCGAGGACATTGACACCGAGAAGAACCTCGCGTGGCGCGCCGTCGAGGCGGTGGCGGCCGAGCACCGGCGCACGTTTTCCGCCCCGCTGCCGCCGGTGCGGATCGCGGTGGACAAGCGCGTGTTCGTCGCGGGAGGGATGGCCGGCGGTTCCGCGGACGCGGCCGCGGCGCTCGTGGCCGCCAACGAATTCATCGCGGAGTTCGGCGGCGGCCGGCTCACCGATGACACCCTCGTGCGTCTCGGCAAAACGCTCGGCGCGGACGTTCCGTTCTGCCTGATGGGCGGCACTGCGCTGGGCACGGGCCGCGGAGATGACCTCGTGGAGATGATGGCGCGCGGGGAGTACGCGTGGGTGTTTATCAACCCTGGCCTCGCCCTGCCGACGGGGCAGACGTTTTCGCGTCTCGACGACATGCGCCACGACAACCCAGCGCTGGTTCCGCACATGGACACCACCGCACTCGCGCAGGCCCTGGTCACCGGCGATCCGCGCCGCGTGGCCGCTGCGCTGCACAACGACCTCGAACCCGCGGCCGTGGCGCTGCGCCCCCAGCTGCGGCGCCTGCTTACGGTCGCGTCCGAGTACGGTTTGAACGCGGTGGTCTCCGGCTCGGGCCCGACGGTGGCGTTTTTGGGTGCCGACTTCCTGAAGGCGTCCAACGCCTGCAACGAGATCCTGGACAACTACCACGAATACGAGGCGGTCGTGGCCGCCGGCCCGGCTGAGGGAGCCCATGTCGAATCTGATTAA
- a CDS encoding ABC-F family ATP-binding cassette domain-containing protein codes for MSNLINLENVSKSWGLKTLLDSVSLGVQTGERIGIVGVNGGGKTTLLEVLTGIEAPDAGRVSHTSDLRMAVVTQRFDLDEDLNIGQAVVEPLGVHTYQWASNAKVREVLEGTGVAELGLDTRVGDLSGGERRRVNLAAALVQDLDLVVLDEPTNHLDVEGVQWLAEHLLARKIAVVVVTHDRWFLDTVATLTWEVHDGTVDVYEGGYNDWTFARAERARQADAIEQRRQNLARKELAWLRRGAPARTSKPRYRIEAAEALISNVPAPRDTVELMAFSRQRQGKIVIELEDARVETPDGRMLVDHLTWRLAPGERIGLVGVNGSGKTTLLRTLAGEYPLAAGRRVEGKTTRIGWLRQELDDLDPSRRVIDAVEDVANYIQLGNKEISASQLAERLGFSPKRQRTPVGDLSGGERRRLQLTRVLMGEPNVLLLDEPTNDLDIDTLQELEDLLDGWPGTLVVISHDRYLIERVTDVSYALFGDGTLTNLPGGIEQYLSRRAADAAQPVPADAGEKERGAGVEKHKHELRKQMNAVERKIAKADGQAEAIEAEIAQMSALASPDFAAIGDKTAELSRVRAEREELETEWLELGEALEA; via the coding sequence ATGTCGAATCTGATTAACCTTGAGAACGTGTCCAAGTCGTGGGGGCTAAAAACCCTGCTCGACTCCGTCTCGCTCGGCGTGCAGACGGGCGAGCGCATCGGCATCGTCGGCGTCAACGGCGGCGGCAAGACCACCCTGCTCGAGGTGCTCACCGGCATCGAGGCACCCGACGCAGGGCGCGTGTCCCACACCTCCGATCTGCGCATGGCCGTGGTCACCCAGCGCTTCGATCTCGACGAGGACCTGAACATCGGCCAGGCCGTGGTCGAGCCGCTCGGTGTGCACACCTACCAGTGGGCCTCCAACGCCAAAGTGCGCGAGGTGCTCGAGGGCACCGGCGTGGCCGAGCTCGGGCTGGACACGCGGGTGGGGGATCTCTCGGGCGGCGAACGCCGCCGCGTCAACCTAGCCGCGGCCCTCGTGCAGGATCTCGACCTGGTGGTGCTGGACGAGCCGACGAACCACCTCGACGTGGAGGGCGTGCAGTGGCTCGCCGAGCACCTGCTCGCGCGCAAGATCGCGGTGGTGGTGGTCACCCACGACCGCTGGTTCCTCGACACCGTGGCTACGCTGACGTGGGAGGTCCACGACGGCACCGTCGACGTCTACGAGGGCGGTTACAACGATTGGACGTTCGCCCGCGCCGAGCGCGCCCGCCAGGCCGACGCCATCGAGCAGCGCCGCCAAAACCTGGCCCGCAAGGAGTTGGCCTGGCTGCGCCGCGGCGCTCCCGCGCGCACCTCGAAGCCGCGCTACCGCATCGAGGCGGCCGAGGCGCTCATCTCGAACGTCCCCGCGCCCCGCGACACCGTCGAGCTCATGGCGTTTTCACGGCAGCGGCAGGGCAAGATCGTCATCGAGCTCGAGGACGCGCGCGTGGAGACGCCGGACGGCCGGATGCTCGTCGACCACCTGACGTGGCGCCTCGCGCCGGGCGAGCGCATCGGTCTCGTCGGCGTCAACGGCTCCGGCAAGACGACGCTGCTGCGCACGCTCGCCGGGGAGTACCCGCTGGCCGCCGGCAGGCGCGTGGAGGGCAAAACCACCCGCATCGGGTGGCTGCGCCAGGAATTGGACGATCTCGACCCCTCCCGCCGCGTCATCGACGCAGTCGAGGACGTGGCCAACTACATCCAGCTGGGGAACAAGGAAATTTCCGCCTCCCAGCTCGCCGAGCGCCTCGGGTTCTCGCCGAAGCGCCAGCGCACGCCCGTCGGCGACCTCTCCGGCGGTGAGCGCCGCCGCCTGCAGCTCACCCGCGTGCTCATGGGCGAGCCGAACGTTTTGCTTCTCGACGAGCCCACCAACGACCTGGACATCGACACGCTCCAGGAACTCGAGGACCTGCTCGACGGCTGGCCCGGCACGCTCGTGGTGATCTCGCACGACCGCTACCTCATCGAGCGCGTCACGGATGTCAGTTACGCGCTGTTCGGCGACGGGACGCTCACGAACCTGCCGGGGGGAATCGAGCAGTACCTCTCCCGCCGCGCCGCCGACGCCGCGCAACCGGTCCCGGCCGATGCCGGGGAGAAAGAGCGCGGGGCGGGCGTCGAAAAGCACAAGCACGAGCTGCGCAAGCAAATGAACGCGGTTGAACGCAAGATTGCCAAGGCCGATGGCCAGGCGGAGGCGATCGAGGCGGAGATCGCGCAGATGTCGGCTCTCGCGAGCCCGGACTTCGCGGCGATCGGGGACAAGACCGCCGAGCTTTCCCGCGTGCGCGCCGAGCGCGAGGAGCTGGAGACGGAGTGGCTGGAGCTGGGCGAAGCGCTGGAGGCCTGA
- the ppk2 gene encoding polyphosphate kinase 2 has protein sequence MSKLSRQAYEKELARLQAELVAMQHWVVTTGARLVIVMEGRDAAGKGSAIKRITQYLNPRTCRIEALPKPTERERGQWYFQRYVERLPAAGEIVIFDRSWYNRAGVERVMGYCTSQEYRRFLHQAPIFERLLVEDGIMLRKYWFSVSDEEQYDRFVARRDDPLRRWKLSATDIESISKWEDYSRAKDEMFVHTDIPSAPWYTVESDDKKRSRINVISHLLSTIPYEHLEQDLPEIPPRPPSHGYERPPRTEFRYVPDVAAELEAKKKKKS, from the coding sequence TTGAGTAAGCTTTCACGACAGGCATACGAAAAGGAGCTGGCGCGGCTGCAGGCCGAACTTGTGGCCATGCAGCACTGGGTTGTCACCACCGGCGCGCGCCTGGTCATCGTCATGGAGGGCCGCGACGCCGCCGGCAAGGGTTCCGCCATCAAGCGCATCACGCAGTACCTCAACCCGCGCACCTGCCGGATTGAGGCGCTGCCGAAGCCGACCGAGCGCGAGCGGGGCCAGTGGTACTTCCAGCGCTACGTGGAGCGGCTGCCCGCTGCCGGGGAAATCGTCATCTTCGACCGCTCCTGGTACAACCGCGCCGGGGTCGAGCGCGTCATGGGCTACTGCACCTCGCAGGAGTATCGCCGTTTCCTCCACCAGGCCCCGATCTTCGAGCGCCTGCTCGTCGAGGACGGCATCATGCTGCGCAAATACTGGTTCTCCGTGTCGGACGAGGAGCAGTACGACCGTTTCGTGGCGCGCCGCGACGACCCGCTGCGCCGCTGGAAGCTCTCCGCGACGGATATCGAGTCCATCTCCAAGTGGGAGGACTACTCGCGCGCGAAGGACGAGATGTTCGTGCACACCGATATCCCGTCCGCGCCGTGGTACACGGTGGAGTCCGATGACAAGAAGCGCTCCCGGATCAACGTCATCTCGCACCTGTTGTCCACGATCCCCTACGAGCACCTCGAACAGGACCTGCCGGAGATCCCGCCGCGGCCGCCGTCACACGGGTACGAGCGCCCCCCGCGCACTGAGTTCCGTTACGTGCCCGACGTCGCGGCCGAGCTCGAGGCCAAGAAGAAAAAGAAGAGCTAG
- a CDS encoding 3-hydroxyisobutyryl-CoA hydrolase, producing MNQPVITDVVNHTGVLTLDRPKALNSLNHEMVRLIAEALERWRDDASVHQVVIRSSSKHFCAGGDVRAARDGVLSGRTDEVDAFFSDEYALNLVIANYPKPYIALASGVIMGGGLGVSAHGSHLVVTEDAFASMPEMNIGYITDVGMSWKLQHLPKMPSQALGTYLALTGYRLTPDDMLATGLATHKVSTLDGLVERIADEGVGALDAVALEPGHSALTDRLGGIEERFSGSWAEISGRLNDEDKELLAQASPSALVAATQLLRANATLDLAQALDNERALAAVMYREPDFAEGVRAVLVDKTNDARFAPEPSPEKYRDALVHGGSN from the coding sequence ATGAACCAGCCTGTGATAACGGACGTTGTGAACCATACCGGAGTGCTCACCCTCGACCGCCCCAAGGCGCTGAACTCGTTGAACCACGAGATGGTGCGGCTGATCGCGGAGGCGCTGGAGCGCTGGCGTGACGACGCCTCCGTCCACCAGGTCGTGATCCGCTCCTCGAGCAAGCACTTCTGCGCCGGCGGCGACGTCCGCGCGGCGCGCGACGGCGTGCTCTCCGGCCGCACTGACGAGGTCGACGCCTTCTTCAGCGACGAGTACGCGCTGAACCTGGTGATAGCAAACTACCCCAAGCCCTACATCGCTCTGGCCAGCGGCGTGATTATGGGCGGCGGACTCGGCGTGAGCGCGCATGGCTCGCACCTAGTTGTCACCGAGGACGCGTTCGCCTCGATGCCAGAGATGAACATCGGCTACATCACGGACGTGGGCATGAGCTGGAAGCTGCAGCACCTGCCGAAGATGCCCTCGCAGGCCCTGGGTACCTATCTCGCGCTGACGGGCTACCGGCTCACGCCCGACGACATGCTCGCCACCGGGCTGGCCACCCACAAGGTCTCAACCCTCGACGGGCTGGTGGAGCGCATTGCCGACGAGGGCGTGGGTGCGCTGGACGCCGTCGCCCTCGAGCCGGGGCACTCGGCGCTCACCGACCGCCTCGGCGGCATCGAGGAGCGCTTCAGCGGGTCCTGGGCCGAGATCTCCGGCCGCCTGAACGACGAGGACAAGGAGCTTCTCGCGCAGGCGTCCCCGTCCGCGCTAGTCGCGGCAACCCAGCTCTTGCGGGCCAACGCCACGCTCGACCTCGCGCAGGCCCTGGACAACGAGCGCGCCCTGGCCGCCGTGATGTACCGGGAGCCGGATTTCGCGGAGGGGGTGCGGGCGGTGCTGGTGGACAAGACCAACGACGCGCGCTTCGCCCCCGAGCCGAGCCCGGAGAAATACCGCGACGCCCTCGTGCACGGAGGTAGCAATTAA
- a CDS encoding HAD family hydrolase, translated as MPAPKIVALDMDGTLLDSTGSIPDAFWDLLPRAREAGMAITPASGRQLATLRAMFSRDEPDTFIAENGAVVWHRGEIVSVRPLPVDSVRRVVDALEQAVLCKPEVSYTRAGMPPEFQAEVDKYYLANQQVSSLADALAGDPDDTVKIAVYAAGDAERDVLPDLQRLVPELNPVVSSKHWIDIMPPEVNKGVALRTLAEKLGVRREDTAAIGDYLNDYAMLEAAGWAVAMGNAHEDLKRIADDVVETNDENGALRRIGRWLEQ; from the coding sequence ATGCCCGCACCCAAAATCGTCGCACTCGACATGGACGGAACACTCCTCGACTCCACCGGATCTATCCCGGATGCGTTCTGGGATCTGCTCCCCCGCGCGCGGGAGGCGGGCATGGCCATCACCCCCGCCTCCGGGCGCCAGCTGGCCACGCTGCGCGCCATGTTCTCCCGCGATGAGCCCGACACCTTCATCGCCGAGAACGGCGCCGTCGTGTGGCACCGCGGAGAGATCGTGTCGGTGCGGCCGTTGCCGGTCGATTCGGTGCGCCGCGTCGTCGACGCGCTCGAGCAGGCGGTGCTGTGCAAGCCGGAGGTGTCTTACACCCGCGCGGGCATGCCGCCGGAGTTCCAGGCCGAGGTGGACAAATACTACCTGGCCAACCAGCAGGTGAGCTCGCTTGCCGACGCCCTGGCAGGCGACCCGGACGACACCGTCAAGATCGCCGTCTACGCCGCCGGGGACGCGGAGCGCGACGTCCTGCCCGACCTCCAGCGCCTGGTCCCCGAGCTCAACCCCGTGGTCAGTTCGAAGCACTGGATCGACATCATGCCCCCGGAGGTGAACAAGGGAGTCGCGCTCCGGACGCTGGCCGAGAAGCTGGGTGTGCGCCGCGAGGACACCGCCGCGATCGGCGACTACCTCAACGACTACGCCATGCTCGAGGCCGCCGGCTGGGCGGTGGCGATGGGCAACGCCCACGAGGACCTCAAGCGCATCGCCGACGACGTGGTGGAGACCAACGACGAGAACGGCGCGCTGCGGCGCATCGGGCGGTGGCTGGAGCAGTGA
- a CDS encoding DNA-3-methyladenine glycosylase, producing the protein MIDFSRSADVVAPQLLGCYIQHKGVTVRLTEVEAYLGAGDEASHTFRGMTRRNAAMFGPPGRLYVYLSYGIHLNGNIVCAPEGTGQGCLMRAGEVVDGVELALARRQRAENLARGPGNLGKALGLALEDNGTPVTLLPRTAEPEWVAGPRIGISKNADAPLRFWIPGDPTVSGPRRR; encoded by the coding sequence GTGATCGACTTCTCGCGCAGCGCCGACGTCGTCGCCCCGCAGCTGCTCGGGTGCTACATCCAGCACAAGGGGGTCACCGTGCGTCTGACGGAGGTGGAGGCCTACCTGGGCGCGGGCGACGAGGCGTCCCACACCTTCCGGGGGATGACGCGGCGCAACGCCGCGATGTTCGGCCCGCCCGGCCGGCTCTACGTCTACCTCTCCTACGGCATCCACCTCAACGGCAACATCGTGTGCGCCCCCGAGGGCACGGGCCAGGGCTGCCTCATGCGCGCGGGGGAGGTTGTCGACGGCGTGGAACTCGCCCTCGCCCGACGCCAGCGCGCCGAGAACTTGGCGCGCGGCCCCGGCAACCTGGGCAAGGCGTTGGGGCTCGCGCTCGAGGACAACGGCACCCCCGTCACCCTTCTGCCCCGCACCGCCGAGCCCGAGTGGGTCGCCGGCCCGCGCATCGGCATCTCCAAGAACGCCGACGCCCCCTTGCGGTTCTGGATCCCGGGGGATCCGACGGTCTCCGGGCCCCGGCGGCGCTAG
- a CDS encoding putative quinol monooxygenase: protein MILINVKFQPLPENVDNFRELVTDFTDATRAEDGCLFFDWYRSEENPAEYILVEGFEDDAAEAHVTSAHFKRAQEYFPTILARTPQIINTLIEGKRDWDTMAEFTVE, encoded by the coding sequence ATGATCCTGATCAACGTCAAGTTCCAGCCCCTGCCCGAAAACGTGGACAACTTCCGCGAGCTCGTCACCGACTTCACCGACGCCACCCGCGCCGAGGACGGGTGCCTGTTCTTCGACTGGTACCGCAGCGAGGAGAACCCCGCGGAGTACATCCTGGTCGAGGGCTTCGAGGACGACGCCGCGGAGGCCCACGTCACCTCCGCCCACTTCAAGCGGGCGCAGGAATACTTCCCGACGATCCTCGCGCGGACCCCGCAGATCATCAACACGCTCATCGAGGGCAAGCGCGACTGGGACACGATGGCGGAGTTCACGGTTGAGTAA
- a CDS encoding DoxX family protein → MTTFKNISLLLSRVLLGVILIPHGWQRFNEWTLAGTSEAFAGMGVPAPGLTSAIAATVELVGAIAAASLALAAAGAGLYSVDALLNNRNARTR, encoded by the coding sequence ATGACAACGTTCAAGAATATTTCCCTGCTTCTCTCCCGCGTCCTCCTGGGCGTGATCCTCATCCCCCACGGCTGGCAGAGGTTCAACGAGTGGACCCTGGCCGGCACCAGCGAGGCGTTCGCCGGAATGGGCGTGCCCGCACCGGGCCTCACCAGCGCCATCGCCGCGACCGTCGAGCTCGTCGGCGCCATCGCCGCGGCCTCGCTCGCGCTCGCGGCGGCCGGCGCCGGCCTCTACAGCGTGGACGCCCTGCTGAACAACAGGAACGCGCGAACCCGCTAG